From a region of the Candidatus Methylomirabilis limnetica genome:
- the cobS gene encoding adenosylcobinamide-GDP ribazoletransferase, with product MSAHRLRVALASRSPAFIFAVMKMLRSLAIAFGFLTRLPVKNALVEEADLGRSLSWFPIVGMALGLALVGTERLLRGYLSSDLVAVGLVALLAALTGGLHLDGLADVSDALGGGRGDRLRMLAIMRDSRIGAHGATVLCLFLIAKVFTVMMVLRHDAVWELFAFPILARWAVIPLVIFFPYARVEGLGRLFHWHGRPLHFAMATCLTSALVAWTGVRVIVPGVSALAVALGMGLWLKRRLGGLTGDVYGATIELSEIVFLVVAGLGDGR from the coding sequence TTGAGCGCCCATCGACTGCGAGTTGCCCTGGCGTCTCGCTCGCCTGCGTTCATCTTCGCCGTGATGAAAATGCTTCGATCGCTCGCCATCGCCTTCGGTTTCTTGACACGACTGCCGGTGAAGAATGCGCTGGTCGAAGAGGCCGACTTAGGTCGTTCGCTATCGTGGTTTCCCATCGTCGGGATGGCGCTGGGACTCGCGCTTGTCGGAACGGAGCGGCTCCTGCGCGGCTATCTGTCCTCAGACCTGGTGGCAGTTGGCCTCGTTGCGCTCCTTGCGGCGCTTACGGGCGGCCTTCACCTGGACGGGTTGGCCGACGTATCGGACGCTCTTGGCGGGGGACGTGGGGATCGCCTGCGCATGCTCGCAATCATGAGAGACAGCCGCATCGGAGCCCATGGAGCTACGGTCCTCTGCCTGTTTTTGATCGCGAAGGTGTTCACCGTCATGATGGTGCTCCGGCATGACGCCGTATGGGAACTGTTCGCCTTTCCCATTCTGGCACGATGGGCGGTGATTCCACTGGTAATCTTCTTCCCGTACGCGCGGGTCGAAGGCCTGGGGAGGCTCTTTCACTGGCACGGGCGCCCACTCCATTTTGCTATGGCGACGTGCCTGACGTCGGCCTTGGTAGCCTGGACGGGCGTGCGTGTCATCGTACCGGGAGTTTCCGCACTCGCCGTTGCCCTGGGGATGGGTCTGTGGCTGAAGCGTCGCCTCGGCGGTCTCACGGGTGACGTCTACGGCGCCACGATCGAGTTGTCAGAAATCGTCTTTCTCGTTGTCGCAGGGCTCGGAGATGGACGGTAG
- a CDS encoding TonB-dependent receptor plug domain-containing protein, producing MAVLWACGLGSASGQMLRLTPEEPVELGPVVVTATKTEVPVTQITASVTVITKEEIETRQVTQVSDLLRDVPGLSVTQIGSRGGTVSVFPRGGESRFNLVLIDGVKVNDAGGFFDFSDLSTDNIERIEIVRGPHSALYGSDAMGSVIQIFTKRGKGAPRVEASFAGGNLKTFEEKLSLAGGSGRVGYSLNVGRTDTDGSLRTNNDFRETTVSGRVDYAVEKALDLNLVVRFTDSLFEFPTGDAGNLFGPLDPRQSSDQKRLLVSGKASHTLTPWWQQTVQVGFYRHQSAFDDPFDPVDPRTGQLIDFSAFHSTNEERRVSADYFWNLTAPTVFDVSSLFTAGFAFEREEFEQRAAATETDFPFSSANEASRDNKAGYLQGQFDWKKQLFLTAGFRVDGNSTFGTEVTPRVSGAYILPFLGTKLRAGYGKGIKAPTFIQNFGIGSQFVIGNPNLSPERSKSWEVGFDQPLLKGLVELNATYFHNRFTDLIAFVGGSPSFRNVQSARAKGIEAAARVHPGFGLTVGGTYTFLESKVLDNGGVGGTELPVGAPLIRRPKHRGSLSIDHVWEQLHTNLTATFVGAQEDLDFRTFPSPRVTLPGYTIVDVAFAYLLLKDRLHLREVSLFGKVQNLFDEGFQETFGFSAPRITFLLGFKGSL from the coding sequence GTGGCAGTTCTGTGGGCTTGCGGACTGGGGAGCGCGTCAGGGCAGATGCTCAGACTCACTCCTGAAGAACCGGTAGAGCTTGGGCCGGTCGTAGTGACGGCGACTAAAACCGAAGTTCCCGTAACGCAAATCACTGCATCTGTAACGGTCATCACGAAAGAGGAGATCGAAACTCGTCAGGTCACTCAGGTTTCAGACCTTCTCCGGGATGTGCCGGGGTTGAGTGTTACACAGATAGGGAGTCGCGGCGGCACCGTCTCGGTCTTTCCGAGGGGTGGCGAATCCCGCTTCAACCTCGTTCTGATCGACGGGGTCAAGGTGAACGATGCCGGCGGCTTCTTTGACTTCAGCGACCTGAGCACTGACAATATCGAGCGGATCGAGATCGTCCGGGGGCCGCACAGCGCGCTGTACGGTTCCGATGCTATGGGATCGGTGATCCAGATCTTCACCAAGCGAGGGAAGGGGGCCCCGCGAGTCGAGGCCTCGTTCGCGGGCGGGAATCTGAAGACCTTTGAAGAGAAGTTGAGTCTGGCTGGTGGTAGCGGAAGAGTCGGCTACTCGTTGAACGTAGGCAGGACCGACACCGACGGGAGCCTACGCACCAACAACGACTTTCGTGAAACAACCGTCAGCGGTCGCGTGGACTACGCCGTAGAGAAGGCGCTGGACCTCAACCTTGTCGTCCGGTTCACCGACAGTCTCTTCGAGTTTCCCACCGGCGATGCCGGCAACCTCTTCGGCCCGCTTGATCCGAGACAGTCCTCCGATCAGAAGCGGCTACTCGTTAGCGGTAAGGCCAGTCACACGCTGACGCCCTGGTGGCAGCAGACGGTGCAGGTCGGCTTCTACCGCCATCAGTCGGCCTTTGACGATCCATTCGACCCGGTAGATCCTCGCACAGGGCAGCTCATTGATTTTTCCGCCTTCCACAGCACCAACGAGGAACGCCGCGTATCTGCGGACTACTTCTGGAACCTGACTGCCCCGACCGTTTTTGATGTCTCCAGTCTCTTTACCGCCGGCTTCGCCTTTGAGCGGGAGGAGTTCGAACAGCGCGCTGCCGCCACAGAGACCGATTTTCCGTTTTCAAGCGCGAATGAGGCAAGCAGAGATAATAAGGCCGGCTATCTCCAGGGCCAATTCGACTGGAAGAAGCAGCTCTTTCTCACGGCGGGATTTCGGGTCGATGGGAACAGCACATTCGGGACTGAGGTGACCCCCCGCGTGTCGGGAGCCTACATCCTCCCATTCCTCGGGACTAAGCTCAGGGCCGGCTACGGCAAGGGGATCAAAGCGCCAACCTTCATCCAGAACTTCGGGATCGGGAGTCAGTTTGTCATCGGCAATCCCAATTTGAGCCCAGAGCGATCAAAGAGCTGGGAGGTCGGATTCGACCAGCCGCTGCTCAAGGGCCTGGTCGAGTTGAATGCTACCTACTTTCACAATCGGTTCACCGACCTGATCGCTTTTGTTGGTGGATCGCCGAGCTTCCGGAATGTCCAGTCGGCCAGGGCAAAAGGGATCGAGGCCGCCGCCAGGGTGCATCCAGGGTTCGGCCTGACCGTGGGCGGCACCTACACATTCTTGGAGAGTAAGGTTCTCGACAATGGCGGCGTTGGAGGGACTGAACTACCGGTCGGCGCACCGCTGATCCGGCGACCGAAGCACAGGGGATCGCTTTCTATCGACCATGTCTGGGAGCAGCTCCACACCAACCTGACGGCGACCTTTGTCGGCGCTCAGGAGGACCTCGACTTTCGTACTTTCCCCTCGCCACGGGTGACGCTCCCCGGCTACACCATCGTCGATGTTGCCTTCGCCTACCTCCTGCTCAAGGATCGCCTCCACCTGAGGGAGGTGTCACTCTTCGGAAAGGTCCAGAACCTCTTTGATGAGGGGTTTCAGGAGACCTTCGGTTTCTCTGCCCCGCGGATTACCTTTCTGCTAGGTTTTAAGGGCAGCCTATGA
- a CDS encoding ABC transporter substrate-binding protein, translating into MSLTPSNTEILFALGAEDRIVAVDRWSDFPTAAKAKPRVAPFNPSLEQIVSFGPDLILSTYGGAEPLLSLDRQGIRVMVFAPRTLDDIYRNILLIGRIVNAERRAEGLVRAMRQRVAAVVAKVRDAPRPKVFIEFDGSDPSRPFTAGPGSFIDVLVQLAGGANVAARSRTAWPQFSLEELIRADPDLIILSDASAPINPQTPELVASRSGWSHLRAVRLGAIAAIDSNAISRPGPRIVEGLELLAGLLHPDRFR; encoded by the coding sequence ATGAGCTTAACGCCGAGTAATACCGAGATCTTGTTCGCCCTGGGCGCTGAAGACCGAATTGTGGCCGTGGACCGGTGGAGCGACTTTCCGACCGCCGCAAAAGCCAAGCCTCGAGTGGCTCCTTTTAATCCCAGCCTGGAGCAGATTGTGAGCTTCGGTCCGGATCTGATTCTTTCGACCTATGGGGGCGCCGAGCCGCTTTTGTCGCTCGATCGACAGGGGATCAGGGTGATGGTCTTTGCGCCACGGACGCTCGACGACATCTACCGTAACATCCTCCTAATCGGGCGGATCGTGAACGCCGAGAGACGAGCCGAGGGTCTGGTTCGCGCCATGCGGCAGCGTGTAGCCGCCGTCGTGGCGAAGGTGCGGGACGCCCCCAGGCCCAAGGTCTTCATCGAGTTTGATGGCAGCGACCCGAGCCGCCCTTTCACGGCCGGTCCTGGTTCATTCATCGATGTCCTCGTTCAACTCGCAGGTGGGGCAAACGTCGCTGCGCGCTCGCGAACGGCTTGGCCTCAGTTCAGCCTGGAGGAACTGATCAGAGCCGACCCCGATCTGATCATCCTGAGCGACGCCAGCGCGCCGATCAACCCGCAGACCCCGGAGCTCGTAGCCAGCCGCTCAGGATGGAGTCACCTGCGGGCGGTGCGTCTGGGAGCGATTGCTGCGATCGATTCGAACGCGATCAGTCGTCCTGGACCCAGGATCGTTGAGGGCCTCGAGCTGTTGGCTGGACTGCTCCACCCGGATCGATTTCGATGA
- a CDS encoding FecCD family ABC transporter permease yields MRRSLHLAPQIPPCPPFIKGGWGDFAPRIYVALSALLLLALLIGVMQGAVALSPMTILKILLRSVGIPVGPVTWQAADETILLELRLPRVLGGALVGAALATAGVLFQGLLRNPLADPYIIGTSAGAGLAATVAILVLPTASVLGFGSVALSAFVGGLLAVQLVYRLARVDGRNSPATLLLAGVVVNAVLGYLGSLSILLFEGSEFRLRHIFTWLMGGIAVNDPRQLLATGPIIVVGIVVAYGFAVPLNALTVGEEGAQALGVDLNREFRRIIALGALLTGAAVSISGLIGFLGLAVPHILRLLIGPDHRRLLPASALAGAAILVLADTAARSIAAPTELPVGIFTALLGGPLFLFLLRRNGRETGWR; encoded by the coding sequence ATGAGGCGGAGCCTGCACCTCGCACCCCAAATCCCCCCGTGCCCCCCTTTTATAAAGGGGGGGTGGGGGGATTTCGCACCCCGCATCTATGTTGCCTTGTCAGCCTTACTCCTGTTGGCGCTGCTCATTGGTGTCATGCAGGGCGCGGTCGCGTTGTCGCCCATGACCATTCTCAAGATCCTCCTTCGATCGGTGGGCATTCCGGTCGGCCCGGTGACCTGGCAGGCGGCGGACGAGACGATCCTGCTGGAACTCAGGCTGCCCAGAGTCCTGGGCGGGGCGCTGGTGGGCGCGGCGCTGGCGACTGCCGGCGTCCTGTTTCAGGGGTTACTTCGCAACCCGCTTGCCGATCCGTATATCATTGGTACGTCGGCTGGTGCAGGCCTTGCGGCGACGGTGGCCATCCTTGTCCTACCCACGGCCTCCGTCCTCGGCTTTGGATCGGTGGCGCTCTCGGCCTTCGTCGGCGGCCTGCTGGCGGTACAACTGGTCTACCGACTTGCACGGGTGGATGGGCGCAACTCGCCGGCGACCCTGCTGCTCGCGGGCGTGGTTGTCAACGCGGTTCTCGGCTATTTGGGCTCCTTGAGCATCTTGCTCTTCGAGGGGAGCGAGTTTCGACTTCGTCACATCTTCACCTGGCTCATGGGTGGGATCGCGGTGAATGATCCGCGACAACTGTTGGCGACGGGGCCGATCATTGTCGTAGGGATTGTCGTGGCGTATGGGTTTGCGGTCCCACTCAATGCCCTGACGGTTGGCGAGGAGGGGGCGCAAGCCCTGGGAGTAGATCTGAATCGGGAGTTCAGAAGGATCATCGCGCTTGGGGCACTGCTGACGGGTGCCGCAGTCAGCATCAGTGGTCTGATCGGGTTCCTGGGGCTTGCCGTCCCGCACATTCTGCGCCTCCTGATTGGGCCCGACCACCGACGGCTCCTGCCGGCGTCCGCCTTGGCCGGTGCGGCCATTCTGGTGTTGGCGGATACGGCGGCACGCTCTATTGCCGCCCCGACAGAGCTTCCCGTAGGGATCTTTACAGCGCTGCTCGGTGGTCCGCTTTTCCTCTTCTTGCTTCGGCGCAACGGGCGAGAGACGGGGTGGCGATGA
- a CDS encoding ABC transporter ATP-binding protein — MRPGIRLQAVHFTYPSGFGLARIELFIERGERVAILGPNGSGKTTLLKLMLGLLHPREGEVSFEGNPLERMSRAELARAIAMVPQELLLPYALTVRDVVLLGRTPYLHRYRGPTCEDLEAIQEAMTSTDLLPSAGRSYNELSGGERQRVILAMALAQKPRLLLLDEPTRSLDLSHQLRILSLIRGLNVKYGLTVISSMHDLNLSSLYFDRLVLLSSGRIVADGPPDEVIQPDIIQEVFGVSVLVEQHPKRSIPWVTLLPDKLDLFFAREDASAETINP, encoded by the coding sequence ATGAGACCAGGGATCCGTCTCCAAGCCGTTCATTTTACTTATCCGAGCGGCTTCGGGCTTGCGAGGATCGAACTGTTCATTGAACGGGGCGAGCGAGTGGCGATCCTGGGCCCGAATGGCTCGGGAAAGACGACCCTCCTGAAGTTGATGCTAGGCCTGTTACACCCAAGGGAAGGGGAGGTCTCCTTCGAGGGTAACCCCCTGGAGAGGATGAGTCGGGCAGAGCTGGCGCGGGCAATCGCTATGGTTCCCCAGGAGCTATTGCTACCCTACGCCCTCACAGTGAGGGATGTGGTGCTGCTTGGACGTACACCGTATCTACATCGCTACCGGGGTCCTACTTGCGAGGACCTGGAGGCAATACAGGAGGCGATGACCTCCACCGATCTCCTACCTTCCGCGGGCCGTTCGTACAACGAGCTCTCTGGAGGGGAACGCCAGCGGGTCATCCTGGCGATGGCGCTGGCACAAAAGCCGCGCCTACTGCTGCTCGACGAACCAACTCGTTCTCTCGATCTTAGCCATCAGCTCCGGATCCTCTCGCTGATCAGGGGTCTCAACGTGAAGTACGGTCTGACGGTTATCTCATCCATGCACGATCTGAACCTGTCTTCGCTCTATTTCGACCGTCTGGTTCTTCTATCATCGGGTCGCATCGTTGCGGATGGCCCCCCGGACGAAGTCATTCAGCCAGATATAATCCAGGAGGTCTTTGGCGTGTCCGTACTTGTAGAGCAGCATCCCAAGCGCAGTATTCCATGGGTGACCCTCTTGCCAGACAAACTCGACCTCTTCTTCGCCCGCGAAGACGCCTCCGCAGAGACGATCAATCCTTGA
- a CDS encoding TonB family protein, with the protein MMSAEHPQIRNFIVFSLLAHLIFAGLLSAMQLFARLPADRPLQVRILNRSVRTRVPPTRNHMIPEKSAARTQRSAKKVGPLRTPKRVSRPSVKSAPLPTASLAHPPASAAIARSDAPSAHRAALTPWVPTPLQSSPGLAVSPSPKVAQVEPLEGESVGGSTHPSDLRGQLAMLWKSLDAKQYPDQAADTMEEGDADSTTGPTVSLDSQDSRFAPYLLGVKKRIEGVWGYPPGARGLTGNLVVTFGITRDGHLSDLQLTQTSGIAPLDNEAIRAIRQATPFSPFPERMHFERLNIRAAFYYHVSRGGLGDR; encoded by the coding sequence ATGATGTCTGCTGAGCATCCGCAGATCCGCAACTTCATCGTCTTTTCGCTGCTAGCCCATCTAATTTTTGCCGGCCTGCTCAGCGCAATGCAGCTTTTTGCCCGGCTACCTGCGGATCGGCCGCTCCAGGTCCGGATTCTCAATCGATCTGTTCGGACGCGGGTCCCGCCTACGCGTAACCACATGATTCCGGAGAAGTCCGCTGCGCGTACGCAACGGTCTGCGAAAAAGGTGGGTCCGTTGAGAACGCCGAAACGTGTAAGTCGCCCGAGCGTAAAATCGGCCCCCCTCCCCACAGCAAGCTTGGCTCATCCACCCGCATCGGCGGCGATAGCGAGATCCGACGCCCCTTCTGCTCATCGTGCCGCGCTCACCCCTTGGGTGCCGACCCCGCTGCAGTCGTCGCCTGGGCTAGCCGTCTCCCCAAGCCCGAAGGTGGCTCAAGTAGAGCCGCTTGAGGGCGAGAGTGTCGGTGGATCGACCCACCCATCCGATCTCCGGGGTCAACTAGCCATGCTTTGGAAAAGCCTCGATGCCAAGCAGTACCCTGACCAGGCGGCTGATACGATGGAGGAAGGCGATGCCGATTCTACTACTGGGCCAACCGTCTCATTGGACAGCCAGGATTCCCGGTTTGCGCCCTATCTGCTTGGGGTAAAAAAGCGAATCGAGGGTGTGTGGGGTTACCCTCCGGGGGCGCGAGGCCTGACCGGAAATCTCGTGGTGACCTTTGGGATCACCCGCGATGGCCACTTGAGCGACTTGCAGCTCACGCAGACTTCTGGTATCGCCCCACTGGATAACGAGGCGATTCGGGCAATACGACAAGCCACCCCCTTCAGCCCCTTCCCTGAGCGGATGCACTTTGAACGGCTGAATATCCGAGCGGCCTTTTACTACCATGTCAGCCGTGGAGGCCTTGGGGATCGATGA
- a CDS encoding site-2 protease family protein: MASWLNPEEDALFFLEREMAGVFAITESHLLDGTIRFKGTLLVDPDKAVAELTERLVPHGYYPLLQSEEDLTILRVMPSKRQFRSGPWLNILLLLATLVTTVFVGATNRGAHPLTNPWSVVQGLPFAITLLSILGVHELGHYFTARRYGITVTLPYFIPAPVGLGTFGAFIRMKSPVTDRRALFDVGIAGPLAGLCVALPAIVVGLRWSELILTDSAGHVGIALGIPLMFSLLQWLTLGPIPQGGDVLLHPVAFAGWIGLLVTALNLLPIGQLDGGHIAYALVGKHHRKVAIFALIVLVGMGTLYWPGWLFWASLSLILGLKHPPPLNDVTPLDKRRRLVGFASLLLLLSVITPSPFNFSEP, from the coding sequence ATGGCAAGCTGGCTGAACCCGGAAGAGGACGCCCTCTTTTTTCTTGAACGGGAGATGGCGGGTGTCTTTGCGATCACTGAGTCGCACCTGCTTGACGGGACGATTCGTTTCAAAGGAACATTGCTGGTCGATCCCGATAAGGCTGTAGCTGAGCTGACGGAACGACTTGTCCCCCACGGCTACTACCCGCTGCTTCAAAGCGAGGAAGACCTGACGATCCTCCGGGTAATGCCCTCAAAACGTCAGTTTCGTTCAGGCCCGTGGCTGAACATCCTGCTCCTGCTGGCTACCCTCGTCACCACTGTGTTCGTGGGTGCCACCAACCGCGGCGCCCATCCCTTGACGAATCCTTGGTCGGTGGTGCAAGGACTTCCCTTCGCAATCACGCTCCTTTCAATCCTTGGTGTCCATGAGCTCGGACACTACTTTACCGCTCGACGGTATGGCATCACTGTCACGCTCCCCTATTTTATCCCTGCCCCGGTTGGGCTCGGGACCTTCGGGGCGTTCATCAGGATGAAGTCGCCGGTTACTGATCGCAGGGCGCTCTTCGACGTCGGAATCGCAGGACCGCTTGCAGGGCTTTGCGTGGCACTCCCTGCCATCGTCGTGGGACTGCGCTGGTCGGAACTGATACTCACAGACTCAGCGGGACATGTTGGCATCGCCCTTGGGATACCGCTCATGTTTTCGCTCCTGCAGTGGTTGACGCTGGGACCGATACCCCAAGGAGGCGACGTACTGTTGCACCCGGTGGCTTTCGCCGGCTGGATCGGTCTGCTCGTGACAGCGCTGAATCTGCTCCCGATCGGTCAACTGGATGGTGGCCACATCGCGTATGCGCTGGTAGGTAAGCATCACCGGAAGGTGGCAATCTTCGCCCTGATCGTGCTGGTCGGCATGGGGACCCTGTACTGGCCAGGGTGGCTGTTCTGGGCATCCCTCTCCCTGATTCTGGGCCTGAAGCATCCTCCTCCCCTGAACGATGTGACCCCGCTGGATAAACGCAGAAGGCTGGTGGGCTTCGCATCGCTACTACTTTTGCTAAGCGTGATCACGCCCTCCCCCTTCAATTTCTCGGAGCCATAA
- the uppS gene encoding polyprenyl diphosphate synthase gives MKRKERYGMFKQLLYRLYEGRLFQEVRGGELPRHIGLILDGNRRYAREYGYSTILEGHRMGAEKLEEVLNWCEELEIRMVTVWIFSTENVSRSQEEVDDLLALIEKKMRDIARDPKVHRKRMRIRAIGKMELLPPSTVKAIHEAEEATRDYDAFYLNVAVGYGGRQEIADAIAAMLRDKSAKSVPLEKIIDDISIDEIGKYLYTYDLPDPDLIIRTSGEVRLSGFLLWQSAYSEYYFCDAYWPVFRKIDFFRAIRSFQQRERRFGV, from the coding sequence ATGAAGAGGAAGGAACGATACGGGATGTTCAAGCAGTTACTGTACCGTCTGTACGAAGGGCGGCTGTTTCAGGAAGTTCGAGGCGGAGAGCTGCCCCGGCACATCGGTCTGATCCTTGATGGCAATCGGCGATACGCCAGAGAGTACGGGTATTCCACCATCCTTGAAGGACACCGGATGGGAGCGGAGAAGCTGGAAGAGGTCCTGAACTGGTGCGAAGAGCTTGAGATCAGGATGGTGACCGTGTGGATCTTTTCCACTGAAAACGTATCCCGAAGCCAAGAGGAGGTGGACGACCTCCTGGCGCTGATCGAGAAGAAGATGCGCGACATTGCCAGGGATCCCAAGGTGCACCGAAAGCGGATGCGGATCAGAGCTATCGGCAAGATGGAACTTCTCCCCCCGTCCACGGTGAAGGCGATTCACGAGGCTGAGGAGGCGACGCGGGACTACGATGCCTTTTACCTGAATGTCGCAGTGGGATATGGCGGGAGACAGGAGATCGCGGATGCCATCGCGGCCATGCTCAGGGACAAATCAGCGAAAAGTGTCCCACTGGAGAAGATCATCGATGATATTTCCATCGACGAGATTGGCAAGTATCTCTATACATACGATCTGCCAGATCCTGATCTCATCATCCGGACCAGCGGTGAAGTTCGGCTGAGCGGGTTCCTGCTCTGGCAGAGCGCATACAGCGAGTATTACTTTTGTGACGCCTACTGGCCGGTTTTCAGAAAGATCGACTTCTTTCGGGCCATTCGAAGCTTTCAGCAACGCGAGCGCCGATTTGGGGTATGA
- a CDS encoding exosortase system-associated protein, TIGR04073 family has product MNMTLRGILLALVMSMALTTQAVAGELTSSSPGQKALRGVANLTLGLFIEWPKTICYEAREQGPLLGIPAGFLAGFGLGLMRTVVGAYELATFPISIPDDYRPILSPRYPFESGRTVVSPALIARPRVGDRP; this is encoded by the coding sequence ATGAACATGACCTTGCGGGGTATTTTGCTTGCGCTTGTGATGTCGATGGCCCTCACCACCCAGGCCGTTGCCGGGGAACTGACCAGCTCCTCGCCGGGCCAGAAGGCTCTGAGAGGTGTCGCCAATCTGACCCTTGGTCTGTTTATCGAATGGCCGAAGACGATCTGCTATGAGGCGCGAGAACAAGGGCCCCTTCTTGGGATCCCAGCCGGCTTCCTTGCTGGTTTTGGCCTCGGCTTGATGCGGACTGTCGTTGGAGCGTATGAACTAGCTACCTTCCCGATCTCGATCCCGGACGATTATAGACCGATCTTGAGCCCACGCTATCCTTTTGAATCAGGACGGACGGTGGTATCACCCGCGCTCATCGCGCGCCCTCGGGTAGGCGATAGGCCCTAG
- the msrB gene encoding peptide-methionine (R)-S-oxide reductase MsrB — protein sequence MTDKLIRSDEQWKQRLTPEQFYVCRQKGTERPFSGEYSDCKVDGIYRCVSCGNELFGSETKFDSGTGWPSFWAPLAPEQIETVEDADLLIRRTEVRCSRCDAHLGHVFADGPPPTHLRYCINSVALTLAKSSGQ from the coding sequence ATGACCGATAAGCTGATCAGGTCAGATGAGCAATGGAAACAGCGGCTCACGCCGGAGCAGTTTTACGTCTGTCGGCAGAAGGGGACTGAAAGACCGTTTTCTGGTGAATACTCCGACTGCAAAGTAGACGGGATCTACCGTTGCGTCAGCTGCGGTAATGAATTGTTTGGCTCCGAGACCAAGTTCGACTCGGGGACCGGGTGGCCTAGTTTTTGGGCGCCTCTGGCTCCTGAGCAGATCGAGACTGTGGAGGATGCCGATCTGTTGATACGGCGTACCGAGGTGCGGTGCAGCCGGTGCGACGCGCACCTGGGCCACGTCTTTGCTGACGGACCACCGCCGACACACCTCCGTTACTGTATCAATTCAGTCGCACTAACACTGGCAAAGAGCTCAGGCCAGTGA
- a CDS encoding PaaI family thioesterase: MDYEDDHMCFVCGKQNGAGLQLEFELIGDDRIRTEFTPPKRFQGWKDVLHGGIIATILDEVMVNGAYLRQIMAVTTKLQITLRRPAAIGERLIFYGQILNHGARTVNMKAWAEGEDGRVVAEATGLLMKIRG, from the coding sequence ATGGATTACGAAGACGATCATATGTGTTTTGTCTGCGGCAAGCAGAATGGAGCCGGTCTGCAACTCGAATTCGAACTGATCGGTGATGATCGCATTCGGACCGAGTTTACCCCACCGAAGCGGTTTCAGGGCTGGAAGGACGTCTTGCATGGGGGTATTATTGCGACCATTCTCGATGAGGTGATGGTCAACGGCGCCTACTTGCGACAGATCATGGCCGTCACCACCAAGCTCCAGATTACGCTTAGGCGCCCAGCCGCTATCGGAGAGCGGTTGATTTTCTACGGGCAGATTCTGAATCATGGCGCCAGGACTGTCAACATGAAGGCCTGGGCCGAGGGGGAGGATGGGAGGGTCGTTGCCGAGGCCACCGGCCTCCTGATGAAGATCCGAGGGTAA
- a CDS encoding SAM hydrolase/SAM-dependent halogenase family protein, which yields MGDQARRVVTLLTDFGLSDPFVGIMKGVILGINPHAVIVDLCHGGKAYEPSEAAFALITAYRYFPQGTIHVAVIDPGVGGPRRPILVTCDDHLFIGPDNGLLAPLAEKAGSSGVRAITATRYFLHPVSATFHGRDVFAPVAGHLSLGAKPAEFGVPIDDYVRLALPRATLSGTSLIKGEILHIDRFGNLVTNVTRTDLEHLAAGDFPMTFFVRIAGQEVPVVAYYGQVAPAAPGAVIGSTDYLEIFVNHGDASRLLGAGRGSGVVVGMKDAGDRG from the coding sequence ATGGGGGATCAGGCACGGCGGGTCGTCACGTTGCTGACGGATTTCGGGTTGAGCGATCCGTTCGTCGGTATAATGAAAGGGGTAATTCTCGGCATCAACCCCCATGCGGTGATCGTCGATCTGTGCCATGGTGGCAAGGCCTACGAGCCCTCCGAGGCGGCGTTTGCTCTCATTACGGCGTACCGCTACTTCCCTCAAGGCACGATCCACGTCGCGGTGATTGATCCGGGGGTCGGCGGGCCTCGCCGCCCAATCCTGGTTACCTGCGACGACCATCTGTTCATTGGTCCGGACAACGGACTTCTGGCCCCGCTCGCAGAGAAGGCCGGATCGTCGGGCGTCAGAGCCATCACTGCTACCCGGTATTTCCTCCATCCGGTCAGCGCCACCTTTCACGGCCGCGACGTCTTTGCGCCGGTGGCAGGCCACCTGTCGCTCGGGGCCAAGCCTGCCGAGTTTGGAGTACCAATAGATGACTATGTCCGCTTGGCGCTCCCCCGCGCGACGCTATCCGGAACCTCGTTGATCAAGGGGGAAATACTCCATATTGATCGGTTCGGTAACCTGGTGACGAACGTTACCCGTACCGACCTGGAACATTTGGCGGCCGGAGATTTCCCGATGACATTCTTCGTTCGTATTGCCGGACAGGAGGTTCCGGTTGTTGCCTATTACGGCCAGGTCGCCCCTGCCGCACCTGGCGCCGTCATTGGAAGTACGGACTATCTGGAGATTTTCGTGAATCATGGGGATGCGTCCCGGCTCCTCGGCGCAGGACGAGGATCTGGGGTCGTAGTCGGCATGAAGGATGCCGGCGATCGGGGGTGA